The Lentzea guizhouensis genome contains a region encoding:
- a CDS encoding SgcJ/EcaC family oxidoreductase — protein sequence MGVQDVMDRWKTAVDAHEPQRVAELFTEDAIFQGLKPYGVGREAIAAYYDSQPLGLKAEYKVVETRQLAEDLTLGYLSVDFSFVDRPTITVNLSVLVQGDLIKHYQVSLLS from the coding sequence ATGGGTGTCCAGGACGTCATGGACCGGTGGAAGACCGCCGTGGACGCGCACGAACCTCAGCGCGTGGCGGAGCTGTTCACCGAGGACGCGATTTTCCAGGGCTTGAAGCCCTATGGTGTCGGCCGTGAGGCGATTGCCGCGTACTACGATTCTCAACCCCTGGGGTTGAAAGCGGAGTACAAGGTGGTGGAAACGCGGCAGTTGGCCGAAGATCTGACGCTCGGCTATTTGTCGGTCGACTTCTCGTTCGTCGACCGGCCGACGATCACGGTGAACCTGAGCGTGCTGGTGCAGGGAGACCTGATCAAGCACTACCAGGTCTCCCTGCTTTCCTAG